One segment of Eschrichtius robustus isolate mEscRob2 chromosome 3, mEscRob2.pri, whole genome shotgun sequence DNA contains the following:
- the CALML6 gene encoding calmodulin-like protein 6, producing the protein MTERLTAEQIKEYEGVFEMFDEEGNGAVKTDELERLVSLLGINPTKSELASMAKDVDREKKAFFNCEGFLALMGVYWEKAQNQESELRAASRIFDKEGKGYIDWGTLKYAHARAGEPLSEVEAEQMMKEADKDGDGTIDYEEFVAMMTGESFKLVR; encoded by the exons ATG ACGGAGCGCCTGACGGCGGAGCAGATCAAGGAGTACGAGGGGGTCTTTGAGATGTTTGACGAGGAGGGCAACGGGGCGGTGAAGACGGACGAGCTGGAGCGGCTCGTGAGTCTGCTGGGCATCAACCCCACCAAGAGCGAGCTGGCCTCCATGGCCAAGGACGTGGACAGAGAGA AGAAAGCGTTCTTCAACTGCGAGGGCTTCCTGGCGCTGATGGGCGTGTACTGGGAGAAGGCCCAGAACCAGGAGAGTGAGCTCAGGGCGGCCTCCCGCATCTTCGACAAGGAGGGCAAGGGCTACATCGACTGGGGCACGCTCAAGTA TGCTCACGCGCGTGCGGGCGAGCCCCTCAGCGAGGTGGAGGCCGAGCAGATGATGAAGGAAGCCGACAAGGACGGGGACGGGACCATCGACTACGAGG AGTTCGTGGCCATGATGACTGGGGAGTCCTTCAAGCTGGTCCGGTAG